The genomic interval ATAATATACTACCTTTAAGGAACAAAGTAAAATAAAGAGGGGATTGATTTACCAACTTGATTTTTTAACGCCAGGAATTTGACCTTTATGTGCATGTTCTCTAAATGCAATACGAGACATTTCAAATTTACGTAACACACCACGAGGTCGACCTGTCACTTTACATCTGCGTGTTAAACGTGTTGGTGAAGAATCTCTTGGTAATTTTCTTAACGCTTCATAGTCACCTTTTGCTTTTAATTCTCTACGTAGTTCAGCATATTTTGCGACTAATGCTTCTCTTTTTTGCTCTTTTACAAT from Staphylococcus sp. MI 10-1553 carries:
- the rpsN gene encoding 30S ribosomal protein S14 is translated as MAKKSKIVKEQKREALVAKYAELRRELKAKGDYEALRKLPRDSSPTRLTRRCKVTGRPRGVLRKFEMSRIAFREHAHKGQIPGVKKSSW